A window of the Bos indicus x Bos taurus breed Angus x Brahman F1 hybrid chromosome X, Bos_hybrid_MaternalHap_v2.0, whole genome shotgun sequence genome harbors these coding sequences:
- the LOC113888066 gene encoding uncharacterized protein CXorf49 homolog, with the protein MSSSDDEVLVWGPGFGSECGEQTSGLEAGSTAPPGPGPDPGPEPGAPQSGEGEGGDGFPDPEGFESEREVLEAGGPVLLGCEGRPGSPADDTGYVVQLSDESVAAILRQLADLDLLGIRRHMSPESYGVGDVSPLWDIEACPGSRGAAAQRCGEAARAEAGPHWVGRPRAGRAWGNPKRSTNVAVDRQWPPSVSPARLFSDSESSDECSEIQPMRVSIYPKDGGQAKLNSPKDPRDTPRHSNVQGRETLPNVPGTCLSSAPRGLISVVERQGKQGDAEQEDISPPKKIQSVLWGKGGSLPSFPGVAAAAATAAAATGRLPRPSPRRKRVQEKKSLGGVSKPALGRTFPSWGRGISATPLDPATFPPISGIPLLGRSQKYALVPWGAKESKHTGAGKKSVARRARELVAATAVSGEDNDPNRDPVPKGQDTRLHPVLPSLHSSGVVTG; encoded by the exons ATGAGCTCCTCAGATGATGAGGTGCTTGTTTGGGGACCGGGTTTCGGCTCAGAGTGCGGGGAGCAGACCAGCGGCCTTGAGGCCGGCTCCACAGCCCCGCCGGGACCCGGCCCCGACCCCGGCCCCGAGCCCGGGGCACCGCAAAGTGGCGAGGGTGAGGGCGGGGATGGCTTCCCAGACCCTGAGGGCTTCGAGTCAGAGCGGGAGGTGCTGGAAGCGGGAGGGCCGGTGCTGTTGGGCTGCGAAGGTCGACCTGGCTCCCCGGCCGACGACACAGGGTACGTCGTGCAGCTGTCTGACGAGTCAGTGGCGGCCATCCTGCGGCAGCTGGCCGACCTGGACTTGCTGGGCATCCGCAGACACATGTCCCCAGAGAGCTACGGGGTCGGCGACGTGTCTCCCTTGTGGGACATCGAGGCGTGTCCCGGCAGTCGAGGCGCGGCCGCCCAGAGGTGTGGGGAAGCGGCACGGGCTGAGGCCGGCCCTCACTGGGTCGGCAGGCCCAGGGCGGGCCGGGCCTGGGGGAACCCTAAGAGAAGCACTAACGTGGCTGTGGATCGCCAGTGGCCTCCCTCAGTAAGCCCAGCCAGGCTGTTCTCCGACTCCGAGTCCTCTGATGAGTGCAGTGAGATACAGCCTATGAGGGTGAGCATTTATCCCAAAGACGGAGGCCAGGCCAAGCTGAACAGCCCCAAGGATCCCCGGGACACACCCAGACACTCGAATGTCCAAGGCAGGGAGACTCTCCCTAACGTGCCAGGCACTTGCCTGTCCTCGGCTCCGCGAGGATTGATTTCGGTTGTGGAAAGGCAGGGCAAGCAGGGCGATGCAGAGCAGGAGGACATCTCACCCCCTAAGAAAATACAGAGCGTGCTCTGGGGGAAGGGGGGCAGCCTGCCCAGCTTCCCgggagtagcagcagcagcagctactgcaGCTGCCGCTACAGGCAGGCTGCCGCGGCCCAGTCCTAGGAGGAAGAGGGTCCAGGAGAAGAAATCCCTTGGGGGCGTCTCCAAACCTGCCCTGGGGAGAACCTTCCCTTCCTGGGGACGGGGAATCTCGGCCACTCCCCTGGATCCGGCCACCTTCCCCCCAATCTCCGGCATCCCGCTGCTTGGGAGGTCCCAGAAGTATGCCTTGGTCCCTTGGGGAGCCAAAGAGTCCAAGCACACCGGCGCTGGGAAGAAATCTGTGGCTAGGCGGGCCCGGGAGTTGGTGGCAGCAACGGCGGTGTCAGGAGAAGACAACGACCCAAATAGAGACCCAGTCCCAAAGGGCCAA gacACCCGTCTTCACCCGGTGCTCCCCTCTCTCCATTCCTCAGGGGTGGTCACTGGGTGA